In Erigeron canadensis isolate Cc75 chromosome 6, C_canadensis_v1, whole genome shotgun sequence, the following are encoded in one genomic region:
- the LOC122605514 gene encoding interactor of constitutive active ROPs 2, chloroplastic: protein MQTPKTRAATLEVPQRTPKTARQLKTAGAEPDNSSSQSPANRTPKARSPKIADRRSPRTPTSEKKRPGRVADLETQLANLQEELKKAKEQLSQSESWKKQAHDEAEDAKKQLAEMSEKLQDSQQQLDEISASEESRLQELRKLSQDRDRAWESELDAVQKHHSMDSAALATAVNEVQKLKIQLEKLSESEANQAKYAESAHNEMLTLRLELSETLAIVEELKTQLNDSKDAEARALEIVSQTREQLETAKSTEETLRLEKQKAVEAYDSLMMEFEKSKSQVNSLEGIVNKFQVNGRDDDDHHDDDQDQLNCVKMEVVKLRGELEGAEKRYQDEYIQSTLQIRNAYELVEQTKSESCQQVAILEANLEKSKAELEDLKAKLQEKEDKLRNISEENKELNEKLDKSESTTVKDTEDVTEVTILAEDLEELKRVMAEKESELKNVTEENDRLKMEKTQVNDEAVASAEAARVAEREALMKVGYLTEEADKSSRKVVRVTEQLDLAQAANAEMEAELRRLKVQSDQWRKAAEAAAAMLSGNNNGKFMDRTGSLDSHTIGGKLNSPFSEDMEEESPKKKNGNMLKKFGVFMKKGQK from the exons ATGCAAACTCCAAAGACAAG GGCTGCTACCTTGGAGGTGCCACAGAGGACACCGAAAACTGCTAGGCAGCTCAAAACGGCAGGAGCAGAACCTGATAATTCTTCATCTCAAAGTCCAGCAAACAGAACACCTAAAGCAAGAAGTCCGAAAATTGCTGACCGTCGATCACCCCGTACACCGACATCCGAG AAAAAACGGCCCGGAAGAGTGGCGGATCTGGAAACTCAGCTTGCAAATCTCCAAGAAGAACTTAAGAAAGCCAAGGAGCAACTAAGCCAGTCAGAATCATGGAAGAAGCAGGCACACGATGAAGCCGAAGATGCCAAAAAGCAGCTTGCAGAAATGTCAGAAAAGCTTCAAGATTCACAACAACAGCTTGATGAGATTTCTGCTTCTGAAGAATCCCGACTTCAAGAACTCAGAAAGCTCTCACAGGACCGGGACAGGGCCTGGGAATCTGAACTAGATGCTGTCCAGAAACACCACTCTATGGACTCTGCTGCTTTGGCTACCGCCGTGAATGAGGTCCAGAAACTCAAGATTCAGCTTGAAAAGCTGTCCGAATCTGAAGCTAATCAAGCAAAATATGCAGAATCAGCTCATAATGAGATGCTGACTTTAAGGCTAGAACTTTCTGAAACTCTTGCTATAGTTGAAGAACTGAAAACCCAACTGAATGATTCAAAAGATGCTGAAGCTAGAGCTTTAGAAATCGTGAGTCAAACCCGAGAACAATTGGAAACTGCAAAATCAACTGAGGAGACATTGAGGCTGGAAAAACAGAAAGCCGTTGAAGCTTATGATTCTCTAATGATGGAGTTTGAGAAGTCGAAATCCCAAGTGAATTCATTGGAAGGAATTGTCAACAAATTTCAGGTGAATGGTagggatgatgatgatcatcatGATGATGATCAAGACCAGCTTAACTGTGTGAAAATGGAGGTGGTAAAGTTACGAGGAGAACTTGAGGGAGCTGAAAAAAGATACCAAGATGAGTATATTCAAAGCACTTTACAGATTCGAAATGCTTATGAGCTTGTGgaacaaacaaaatctgaatcaTGCCAACAAGTTGCGATCTTGGAGGCAAATTTGGAAAAATCAAAAGCTGAGTTGGAAGATTTGAAGGCAAAGTTACAAGAGAAAGAGGACAAACTGCGAAACATATCCGAGGAAAATAAGGAATTGAATGAAAAGCTTGATAAATCAGAATCAACAACAGTGAAAGACACTGAAGATGTTACTGAAGTAACAATATTGGCAGAGGATTTGGAAGAACTGAAGAGAGTTATGGCTGAAAAAGAATCCGAACTGAAAAATGTTACTGAGGAGAATGATAGATTGAAAATGGAAAAAACCCAGGTCAATGATGAAGCTGTTGCATCTGCAGAAGCTGCAAGAGTTGCTGAGAGAGAAGCACTTATGAAAGTTGGGTATTTGACCGAAGAGGCAGATAAAAGTAGTAGAAAAGTGGTAAGGGTAACTGAGCAGTTGGATTTGGCTCAGGCGGCAAATGCTGAAATGGAGGCGGAGTTGAGAAGGCTGAAAGTGCAGTCAGACCAATGGAGGAAGGCAGCAGAGGCAGCTGCAGCCATGCTTTCTGGTAATAATAATGGGAAGTTTATGGATCGGACGGGGTCTCTTGATTCTCACACCATTGGTGGCAAGTTGAACTCCCCGTTTTCTGAAGACATGGAAGAGGAATCACCCAAGAAGAAAAACGGCAACATGTTGAAGAAGTTTGGTGTTTTTATGAAGAAAGGCCAGAAGTAA
- the LOC122603185 gene encoding protein IQ-DOMAIN 2-like codes for MGRKGNWISSIKKALSPSSKEKRSQKSKKNTYVEEKFFEPPIAPVVEPVSSHQLPPPEEVKPIEVEDEQTKHAYSVAVAAAAAAQAAAAAAQAAAESVRLAELTRYSGKSKEETAAIRIQTAFRGYLARRALRALRGLVRLKTLVEGPAVKRQTTNTLKCMQNLSRVQSQINSRRIRMSEENQALQKQLLQKRAKEIESLQMGEEWNDSLQSKEEIEAKLLSKYEATMRRERAMAYSFSHQQPWKKSSRTTNLLFMDPTNPQWGWSWLERYMAARPFEPRGEGNDNASVRGGINITGSEIAKSYARHQLNSTPSTPQAKGSVPLGSRKFKPTQSPRGFGPSPDEDSKSVFSVQSEKNRRHSIAGSSVRDDESLASSPSVPSYMAPTKSAKAKSRGQSPLGPVEINDGTTPEKGSGLNAKKRLSFPASPARPRRHSGPPKVGSSIAIGREQNVNPGVVS; via the exons ATGGGGAGAAAAGGAAATTGGATATCTTCTATTAAAAAGGCTTTGAGCCCGAGCTCCAAGGAAAAGAGAAGCCAG AAATCGAAGAAAAATACTTATGTGGAGGAAAAATTCTTCGAACCACCCATTGCTCCAGTTGTTGAACCTGTCAGTTCTCATCAGCTTCCACCACCAGAAGAAGTGAAACCGATTGAAGTGGAGGATGAGCAGACGAAACATGCATATTCCGTAGCAGTTGCTGCCGCTGCTGCAGCTCAGGCAGCTGCCGCCGCTGCTCAGGCTGCTGCAGAGTCTGTTAGACTTGCTGAGTTGACTCGGTATTCGGGGAAATCAAAGGAGGAAACAGCTGCTATTAGAATCCAAACGGCTTTTCGTGGGTACTTG GCAAGGAGGGCTTTGAGAGCATTAAGAGGGCTTGTCAGATTGAAAACACTGGTGGAAGGGCCTGCTGTTAAACGACAAACAACAAACACACTCAAATGCATGCAAAATTTGTCACGTGTGCAGTCTCAAATCAACTCTAGGAGAATAAGGATGTCGGAGGAGAACCAGGCACTTCAAAAACAGCTCCTTCAGAAACGGGCTAAAGAAATCGAAAGCTTGCAG ATGGGAGAAGAATGGAATGATAGTTTGCAGTCAAAAGAAGAGATTGAAGCTAAGTTATTAAGCAAATATGAGGCTACTATGAGAAGAGAAAGGGCGATGGCATATTCATTTTCTCACCAG CAACCATGGAAGAAGTCATCTAGGACAACGAACTTGCTTTTCATGGATCCCACGAACCCACAATGGGGTTGGAGTTGGTTAGAAAGATACATGGCGGCTCGGCCATTTGAACCACGGGGTGAGGGAAATGATAATGCATCCGTTAGAGGTGGTATCAATATCACTGGGAGTGAAATTGCCAAGTCATATGCCCGTCACCAACTCAATTCCACACCATCAACTCCTCAGGCAAAGGGGAGTGTCCCACTGGGGTCACGGAAATTCAAGCCAACTCAAAGCCCAAGGGGATTCGGGCCTAGCCCAGATGAGGACTCGAAGAGTGTCTTCAGTGTGCAGTCAGAGAAAAATAGAAGGCATAGCATCGCCGGGTCTTCAGTGAGAGATGACGAGAGTTTGGCTAGCTCTCCATCGGTGCCTAGTTACATGGCACCTACGAAGTCAGCCAAGGCCAAATCACGGGGACAGAGCCCGTTGGGCCCAGTGGAGATCAATGATGGGACCACTCCTGAAAAAGGATCGGGCTTGAATGCTAAAAAGCGGCTTTCTTTTCCGGCTTCACCGGCCAGGCCAAGGCGTCATTCGGGTCCTCCCAAGGTAGGAAGCAGCATTGCCATTGGTAGGGAGCAGAACGTCAATCCTGGTGTGGTGAGTTGA